The Miscanthus floridulus cultivar M001 chromosome 17, ASM1932011v1, whole genome shotgun sequence genome has a window encoding:
- the LOC136516154 gene encoding uncharacterized protein, whose amino-acid sequence MPRFASHDSSSPAKSVEAAVRARVSELLRDTTTNTSQLVDLPLPANLSGAGGVRAWALCVRSNALWADGVNAMGFTIPPRVVPAPFARRLTILFKRFVGNSTVAFAAPRRYALAAPVAGLLAYDASAGPDAQVSLRLLRSSPRLHFGVLGAT is encoded by the coding sequence ATGCCCCGGTTCGCCTCCCACGACTCCTCCTCGCCCGCCAAGAGCGTCGAGGCCGCGGTCCGCGCCCGCGTGTCCGAGCTACTCCGCGACACCACCACCAACACGAGCCAGCTCGTCGACCTGCCCCTCCCGGCCAACCTCTCCGGCGCGGGCGGTGTCCGGGCCTGGGCGCTGTGCGTGCGCAGCAACGCGCTCTGGGCTGACGGCGTCAACGCCATGGGATTCACCATCCCGCCGCGCGTCGTGCCGGCCCCGTTCGCGCGCCGCCTCACCATCCTCTTCAAGCGCTTCGTAGGAAACTCCACGGTCGCGTTCGCCGCGCCGCGTCGGTACGCGCTAGCCGCGCCCGTGGCCGGCCTCCTCGCGTACGACGCATCGGCAGGGCCCGACGCCCAGGTCTCGCTCCGCCTGCTGAGGTCGTCACCGAGGCTCCACTTCGGCGTGCTCGGCGCCACGTAG
- the LOC136517424 gene encoding inactive protein kinase SELMODRAFT_444075-like isoform X1, whose protein sequence is MQIAAESSSNSGASGSELPEGAGVRFARQFFVSETPAVRGRTVSTSLGSDGSGLRSPDGGRPPPVAFPCSVPHHLLPPRRARLQRHDGLAVRAPCTACRASQPPRTGTGTGTGRGRQTAIHKAAPFLPPNPQPPQARNNHSDGPRHRQPPGCSASIHSESEVVVLAATSEMTDAAAGSGLQPPEKPARGAGAGAVVVVAVRAAAREISKTAAVWALTHVVQHGDSILLLVLIPPPSSGRKFWGFPFFAGNCASGHKAVLNQRSDVAELCSQMIRKLRDVYDPNKKTNVKVKILSGSPPGAVATESKRAQAGWVVLDKELKHEEKRCMEELQCNIVVMKRSRPKVLRLNLVGSHEKESKPAPPASPEPSTSVGNTASNTKEQRSPIRVPSVTPNSSPESEAPFDTTDVGTSSVSSSDPAASPFCASDTNSSLTKESAKDNIQHSDVNISDSESEASTPPPVSSLQPWMANILQGPASARLLGNRPRRTPTADSLLEKIAKLDLLTEINAIRSRSDLNFRGNVRDVVSLSRSAPPGPPPLCSICQHKTPVFGKPPRWFSYAELELATGGFSRANFLAEGGFGSVHRGVLPDGQAIAVKQHKLASSQGDVEFCSEVEVLSCAQHRNVVMLIGFCVEDKRRLLVYEYICNGSLDSHLYDRNKETLEWAARQKIAVGAARGLRYLHEECRVGCIIHRDMRPNNILVTHDFEPLVGDFGLARWQPDGDLGVETRVIGTFGYLAPEYAQSGQITEKADAYSFGVVLVELVTGRKAVDINRPKGQQFLTEWARPLLEEYAIDELIDPRLGSHFCENEVYCMLHAANLCIRRDPHLRPRMSHVLRILEGGDMVVDSGSDAGSRSWRLQNERRQEQSSPAQRDSQSQTAGSPWSRDRQNLSHRY, encoded by the exons ATGCAAATCGCAGCAGAATCCTCATCTAATTCTGGAGCGAGCGGTTCCGAGCTGCCGGAGGGAGCGGGTGTTCGCTTTGCTCGCCAGTTTTTCGTTTCAGAAACGCCCGCCGTGCGCGGGCGTACAGTCAGTACAAGCCTGGGATCTGACGGGTCCGGACTCCGGAGTCCGGACGGTGGTCGCCCACCACCAGTTGCCTTCCCCTGTTCTGTTCCGCACCACCTCCTTCCCCCACGTCGCGCTCGGCTACAGCGCCACGACGGCCTCGCCGTCCGGGCCCCTTGCACTGCTTGCCGCGCCAGCCAGCCACCCCGGacaggcacaggcacaggcacaggcagAGGCAGGCAGACAGCCATCCATAAAGCTGCGCCCTTCCTCCCTCCCAATCCGCAGCCGCCGCAAGCCCGCAACAACCACTCGGACGGGCCCCGCCACCGCCAGCCGCCAGGTTGCTCCGCCTCCATCCATTCCGA GAGCGAGGTCGTCGTCCTTGCCGCTACGAGTGAGATGACGGACGCCGCAGCGGGCTCCGGCCTGCAGCCGCCGGAGAAGCCCGCCAGGGGAGCGGGAGCGGGTGCGGTCGTCGTGGTGGCCGTGCGCGCCGCCGCAAGGGAGATCTCCAAGACGGCCGCCGTCTGGGCGCTTACGCACGTCGTCCAGCACGGCGACAGCATCCTGCTGCTCGTCCTCATCCCGCCGCCGAGCTCAG GCAGGAAGTTCTGGGGCTTTCCGTTCTTTGCTGGGAACTGCGCAAGTGGTCACAAGGCAGTGCTGAATCAGAGGTCGGATGTCGCTGAGCTGTGCTCTCAGATGATTCGAAAACTCCGCGATGTATATGATCCCAACAAGAAG ACAAATGTGAAGGTTAAGATCCTCTCGGGATCACCTCCTGGTGCCGTAGCCACTGAATCCAAGCGGGCTCAAGCAGGCTGGGTTGTGCTGGACAA GGAGCTGAAGCATGAGGAGAAGCGCTGCATGGAGGAGCTGCAGTGCAATATTGTGGTTATGAAGCGCTCTCGGCCCAAAGTTCTACGGCTGAACCTGGTGGGATCGCATGAAAAGGAGTCCAAACCAGCTCCTCCGGCATCACCTGAGCCAAGTACGTCAGTTGGTAACACCGCGAGCAATACCAAAGAGCAACGGAGTCCGATTCGAGTGCCATCTGTGACACCTAACAGCAGCCCGGAGTCAGAAGCGCCTTTTGACACAACTGATGTTGGAACGTCCTCTGTCTCAAGCTCCGACCCTGCCGCTTCTCCATTTTGCGCTTCGGATACGAATAGCTCTTTGACGAAAGAGTCAGCCAAGGATAACATCCAGCATTCTGATGTCAATATATCTGACTCTGAGAGTGAGGCTTCAACTCCTCCGCCAGTCTCGTCCCTTCAGCCATGGATGGCTAACATTTTACAGGGGCCTGCTTCTGCTAGACTACTAGGAAATCGCCCTAGAAGGACACCTACTGCAGATTCTTTGCTCGAGAAGATTGCCAAACTGGATCTCTTGACTGAAATCAACGCAATCAGAAGCAGGTCTGACTTGAACTTCAGAGGCAATGTGAGAGATGTTGTCTCACTGTCCAGGAGTGCACCTCCGGGACCACCGCCTTTGTGTTCTATATGTCAGCATAAGACGCCTGTATTTGGAAAACCACCTCGGTGGTTCAGCTACGCCGAACTGGAGCTTGCAACTGGCGGCTTCTCCCGAGCAAATTTCTTGGCTGAAGGTGGGTTTGGGTCTGTTCACAGAGGTGTCCTTCCGGACGGCCAAGCAATTGCTGTCAAGCAGCACAAACTTGCTAGCTCCCAAGGTGACGTCGAGTTTTGCTCGGAGGTGGAGGTTCTGAGTTGTGCGCAGCATCGGAATGTTGTAATGCTGATTGGTTTTTGTGTTGAAGATAAGAGGCGTTTACTAGTATATGAGTACATCTGCAATGGCTCACTAGATTCGCATCTTTACG ATCGTAACAAAGAAACTCTGGAGTGGGCTGCCAGACAAAAGATTGCAGTAGGAGCTGCCAGAGGTCTGCGATACCTCCACGAAGAATGTAGGGTGGGTTGTATAATCCACCGTGACATGAGACCAAACAACATCCTTGTCACACACGATTTTGAACCACTG GTTGGAGATTTTGGCTTGGCTAGGTGGCAACCTGATGGGGACCTGGGTGTTGAAACAAGAGTCATTGGCACATTTGG TTATCTGGCACCCGAATATGCTCAGAGTGGGCAAATAACTGAGAAGGCAGATGCCTACTCGTTCGGGGTTGTATTAGTGGAACTTGTAACTGGACGCAAGGCTGTTGACATTAACAGGCCGAAGGGTCAGCAATTCTTAACTGAATGG GCTCGGCCTCTGCTGGAAGAGTACGCGATCGACGAGCTGATCGACCCTCGCCTGGGAAGCCACTTCTGCGAGAACGAGGTCTACTGCATGTTGCACGCAGCAAACCTGTGCATAAGGCGTGACCCTCATCTGAGGCCACGCATGTCCCAT GTTCTGCGCATACTAGAGGGCGGCGACATGGTGGTGGATTCAGGCAGCGATGCGGGGAGCAGGAGCTGGCGGCTTCAGAACGAGCGGCGCCAAGAGCAGAGCAGCCCAGCTCAACGTGATTCGCAGTCACAGACCGCGGGAAGCCCATGGAGTCGAGATCGGCAGAACTTGTCTCACAGATACTAG
- the LOC136517424 gene encoding inactive protein kinase SELMODRAFT_444075-like isoform X2 — translation MTDAAAGSGLQPPEKPARGAGAGAVVVVAVRAAAREISKTAAVWALTHVVQHGDSILLLVLIPPPSSGRKFWGFPFFAGNCASGHKAVLNQRSDVAELCSQMIRKLRDVYDPNKKTNVKVKILSGSPPGAVATESKRAQAGWVVLDKELKHEEKRCMEELQCNIVVMKRSRPKVLRLNLVGSHEKESKPAPPASPEPSTSVGNTASNTKEQRSPIRVPSVTPNSSPESEAPFDTTDVGTSSVSSSDPAASPFCASDTNSSLTKESAKDNIQHSDVNISDSESEASTPPPVSSLQPWMANILQGPASARLLGNRPRRTPTADSLLEKIAKLDLLTEINAIRSRSDLNFRGNVRDVVSLSRSAPPGPPPLCSICQHKTPVFGKPPRWFSYAELELATGGFSRANFLAEGGFGSVHRGVLPDGQAIAVKQHKLASSQGDVEFCSEVEVLSCAQHRNVVMLIGFCVEDKRRLLVYEYICNGSLDSHLYDRNKETLEWAARQKIAVGAARGLRYLHEECRVGCIIHRDMRPNNILVTHDFEPLVGDFGLARWQPDGDLGVETRVIGTFGYLAPEYAQSGQITEKADAYSFGVVLVELVTGRKAVDINRPKGQQFLTEWARPLLEEYAIDELIDPRLGSHFCENEVYCMLHAANLCIRRDPHLRPRMSHVLRILEGGDMVVDSGSDAGSRSWRLQNERRQEQSSPAQRDSQSQTAGSPWSRDRQNLSHRY, via the exons ATGACGGACGCCGCAGCGGGCTCCGGCCTGCAGCCGCCGGAGAAGCCCGCCAGGGGAGCGGGAGCGGGTGCGGTCGTCGTGGTGGCCGTGCGCGCCGCCGCAAGGGAGATCTCCAAGACGGCCGCCGTCTGGGCGCTTACGCACGTCGTCCAGCACGGCGACAGCATCCTGCTGCTCGTCCTCATCCCGCCGCCGAGCTCAG GCAGGAAGTTCTGGGGCTTTCCGTTCTTTGCTGGGAACTGCGCAAGTGGTCACAAGGCAGTGCTGAATCAGAGGTCGGATGTCGCTGAGCTGTGCTCTCAGATGATTCGAAAACTCCGCGATGTATATGATCCCAACAAGAAG ACAAATGTGAAGGTTAAGATCCTCTCGGGATCACCTCCTGGTGCCGTAGCCACTGAATCCAAGCGGGCTCAAGCAGGCTGGGTTGTGCTGGACAA GGAGCTGAAGCATGAGGAGAAGCGCTGCATGGAGGAGCTGCAGTGCAATATTGTGGTTATGAAGCGCTCTCGGCCCAAAGTTCTACGGCTGAACCTGGTGGGATCGCATGAAAAGGAGTCCAAACCAGCTCCTCCGGCATCACCTGAGCCAAGTACGTCAGTTGGTAACACCGCGAGCAATACCAAAGAGCAACGGAGTCCGATTCGAGTGCCATCTGTGACACCTAACAGCAGCCCGGAGTCAGAAGCGCCTTTTGACACAACTGATGTTGGAACGTCCTCTGTCTCAAGCTCCGACCCTGCCGCTTCTCCATTTTGCGCTTCGGATACGAATAGCTCTTTGACGAAAGAGTCAGCCAAGGATAACATCCAGCATTCTGATGTCAATATATCTGACTCTGAGAGTGAGGCTTCAACTCCTCCGCCAGTCTCGTCCCTTCAGCCATGGATGGCTAACATTTTACAGGGGCCTGCTTCTGCTAGACTACTAGGAAATCGCCCTAGAAGGACACCTACTGCAGATTCTTTGCTCGAGAAGATTGCCAAACTGGATCTCTTGACTGAAATCAACGCAATCAGAAGCAGGTCTGACTTGAACTTCAGAGGCAATGTGAGAGATGTTGTCTCACTGTCCAGGAGTGCACCTCCGGGACCACCGCCTTTGTGTTCTATATGTCAGCATAAGACGCCTGTATTTGGAAAACCACCTCGGTGGTTCAGCTACGCCGAACTGGAGCTTGCAACTGGCGGCTTCTCCCGAGCAAATTTCTTGGCTGAAGGTGGGTTTGGGTCTGTTCACAGAGGTGTCCTTCCGGACGGCCAAGCAATTGCTGTCAAGCAGCACAAACTTGCTAGCTCCCAAGGTGACGTCGAGTTTTGCTCGGAGGTGGAGGTTCTGAGTTGTGCGCAGCATCGGAATGTTGTAATGCTGATTGGTTTTTGTGTTGAAGATAAGAGGCGTTTACTAGTATATGAGTACATCTGCAATGGCTCACTAGATTCGCATCTTTACG ATCGTAACAAAGAAACTCTGGAGTGGGCTGCCAGACAAAAGATTGCAGTAGGAGCTGCCAGAGGTCTGCGATACCTCCACGAAGAATGTAGGGTGGGTTGTATAATCCACCGTGACATGAGACCAAACAACATCCTTGTCACACACGATTTTGAACCACTG GTTGGAGATTTTGGCTTGGCTAGGTGGCAACCTGATGGGGACCTGGGTGTTGAAACAAGAGTCATTGGCACATTTGG TTATCTGGCACCCGAATATGCTCAGAGTGGGCAAATAACTGAGAAGGCAGATGCCTACTCGTTCGGGGTTGTATTAGTGGAACTTGTAACTGGACGCAAGGCTGTTGACATTAACAGGCCGAAGGGTCAGCAATTCTTAACTGAATGG GCTCGGCCTCTGCTGGAAGAGTACGCGATCGACGAGCTGATCGACCCTCGCCTGGGAAGCCACTTCTGCGAGAACGAGGTCTACTGCATGTTGCACGCAGCAAACCTGTGCATAAGGCGTGACCCTCATCTGAGGCCACGCATGTCCCAT GTTCTGCGCATACTAGAGGGCGGCGACATGGTGGTGGATTCAGGCAGCGATGCGGGGAGCAGGAGCTGGCGGCTTCAGAACGAGCGGCGCCAAGAGCAGAGCAGCCCAGCTCAACGTGATTCGCAGTCACAGACCGCGGGAAGCCCATGGAGTCGAGATCGGCAGAACTTGTCTCACAGATACTAG